In one window of Halomarina pelagica DNA:
- the rpoA2 gene encoding DNA-directed RNA polymerase subunit A'', with translation MAATQDDVKTVVEGTDLPRRLKDEVYRVIEEKGVSDLDTATEIAERVEDRYIDTRVDPLDPVGTVSAQSIGEPGTQMTMNTFHYAGVAEIDVTQGLPRLIELVDARKTPDTPMMTVYLEDEYATDRERAHEVVWKVEATRVLALGDVSTNVADMLVRIDLNEETLHERWPTVDATEEIVGEIAATIEGDLGVETARPQPTVIEFGPEEPSYRGLLQLVEELRDIVFKGIDEVNRVVIRKEETDDGDEEFVLYTEGSAFGKVLDIEGVDASRATCNNIHEVHRQLGIEAARETIIEETMNTLEEQGLGDVNIRHLMLVADIMTNRGEIESIGRHGISGNKDSVLARAAFEVTVNHLLDAAIHGEVDDLDGVTENVIVGKPIRLGTGDVNLRMGTVERDGKRADAD, from the coding sequence ATGGCAGCAACGCAAGACGACGTGAAGACGGTCGTCGAGGGGACGGACCTCCCGCGACGGCTCAAGGACGAGGTGTACCGCGTCATCGAGGAGAAGGGCGTCTCCGATCTCGACACCGCGACGGAGATCGCAGAGCGCGTCGAGGACCGCTATATCGACACGCGCGTCGATCCGCTCGACCCCGTCGGGACCGTGAGCGCGCAGTCGATCGGTGAACCCGGTACACAGATGACGATGAACACCTTCCACTACGCGGGCGTCGCGGAGATCGACGTCACGCAGGGGCTCCCCCGGCTCATCGAGCTGGTGGACGCCCGGAAGACGCCGGACACGCCGATGATGACGGTCTACCTCGAGGACGAGTACGCGACCGACCGCGAGCGCGCCCACGAGGTCGTCTGGAAGGTGGAGGCGACGCGCGTCCTCGCGCTCGGGGACGTCTCGACCAACGTGGCGGACATGCTGGTGCGGATCGACCTCAACGAGGAGACGCTCCACGAGCGCTGGCCGACCGTGGACGCGACCGAGGAGATCGTCGGGGAGATCGCGGCGACCATCGAGGGCGACCTCGGCGTCGAGACCGCCCGTCCGCAGCCGACGGTCATCGAGTTCGGCCCCGAGGAGCCGAGCTACCGCGGGCTCCTCCAGCTGGTCGAGGAACTGCGCGACATCGTCTTCAAAGGCATCGACGAGGTCAACCGCGTCGTCATCCGGAAGGAGGAGACCGACGACGGCGACGAGGAGTTCGTCCTCTACACCGAGGGATCGGCGTTCGGGAAGGTCCTCGACATCGAGGGCGTCGACGCGTCGCGCGCGACGTGTAACAACATCCACGAGGTCCACCGGCAGCTCGGTATCGAGGCCGCCCGCGAGACCATCATCGAGGAGACGATGAACACGCTGGAGGAGCAGGGGCTGGGTGACGTGAACATCCGCCACCTGATGCTCGTCGCGGACATCATGACGAACCGCGGCGAGATCGAGTCGATCGGCCGACACGGGATCTCCGGGAACAAGGACTCCGTGCTCGCCCGCGCGGCGTTCGAGGTGACCGTCAACCACCTGCTCGACGCGGCCATCCACGGCGAGGTGGACGACCTGGACGGCGTGACGGAGAACGTCATCGTCGGCAAGCCGATCCGGCTGGGCACCGGCGACGTGAACCTGCGGATGGGGACGGTAGAGCGCGACGGGAAGCGCGCCGACGCCGACTGA
- a CDS encoding NusA-like transcription termination signal-binding factor, which translates to MGVTLSDAARRYIALFEDVTDVAARDCLVDDEYDRVVYLVPPGDMARAIGPNGRHVKAVEERLGRRVELVEDADTPEAFVANALAPAAVYNVTISRNRDVVAYAEVAQEDRGVAIGVDGRNIERARTLARRHFDVADVELT; encoded by the coding sequence ATGGGCGTCACCCTCTCGGACGCGGCCCGTCGGTACATCGCGCTGTTCGAGGACGTGACGGACGTCGCCGCCCGCGACTGCCTCGTCGACGACGAGTACGACCGGGTCGTCTACCTCGTCCCGCCCGGCGACATGGCGCGGGCGATCGGCCCGAACGGTCGGCACGTCAAGGCGGTCGAAGAGCGGTTGGGTCGGCGGGTCGAACTCGTCGAGGACGCCGACACGCCCGAGGCGTTCGTCGCGAACGCCCTCGCGCCGGCGGCGGTGTACAACGTCACGATCAGCCGGAACAGGGACGTGGTGGCGTACGCCGAGGTCGCCCAGGAGGATCGCGGCGTCGCCATCGGGGTCGACGGGCGGAACATCGAGCGGGCGCGGACGCTCGCCCGACGGCACTTCGACGTCGCCGACGTCGAGTTGACCTGA